One Rossellomorea aquimaris DNA window includes the following coding sequences:
- a CDS encoding VOC family protein, which translates to MMKHQAAPYFSFSGDAKEALDYYKEVFEGEVLAVQTFGEADYPSPPEIADQIMHAHFKKGELSFMMSDSFPGHQPTVGNNISLVLELESEGKIDSYYRRLTEKGTILMELQDTFWGAKYAKVKDPYGINWDLNYTKK; encoded by the coding sequence ATGATGAAACATCAGGCTGCACCTTATTTTAGTTTTAGTGGCGATGCAAAAGAAGCATTAGACTATTACAAAGAAGTGTTTGAAGGAGAAGTATTGGCAGTTCAGACTTTTGGTGAGGCTGATTACCCAAGTCCACCGGAAATCGCTGATCAAATCATGCATGCTCACTTTAAAAAAGGAGAGCTTTCCTTTATGATGTCAGATAGCTTTCCCGGTCATCAGCCAACAGTAGGAAACAATATATCCCTTGTCCTTGAGCTGGAAAGTGAAGGGAAAATTGACAGTTATTATCGTCGCTTAACTGAAAAAGGAACCATACTAATGGAACTTCAAGACACGTTCTGGGGCGCTAAATATGCAAAGGTGAAAGATCCTTATGGCATCAATTGGGACTTGAATTACACGAAGAAATAA
- a CDS encoding VOC family protein gives MNFHKEPHTFVGEVNIKVENLKRSLSFYQEVIGFKVMEGTENRVTLTADGIHPLLSLEQPENVTPEQPRTTGLYHFALLLPNRTDLGKILDHLIKLNIQLGSSDHLVSEALYLSDPDGNGIEIYRDRPSSEWTWNGDQVKMAVDPIDARGILAEAMGQPWEGLPAGTVMGHIHLHVSDLKSTEEFYGKGLGFDVVSRFGSQALFISTGGYHHHIGLNTWNGVGAPRPAENSVGLNWYTLHFPTEEKRTTIIQKLKSIGATIHEQNGKLLTEDPSGNRIYLSL, from the coding sequence ATGAATTTTCATAAAGAACCACATACATTCGTTGGGGAAGTAAATATAAAAGTTGAAAACTTAAAGCGATCTCTTTCCTTTTACCAAGAAGTAATCGGATTTAAAGTGATGGAAGGAACAGAGAATAGAGTAACTTTGACCGCGGATGGAATCCACCCATTACTATCTCTGGAACAACCAGAAAATGTTACACCTGAGCAGCCGAGAACGACAGGATTGTACCATTTTGCCCTGCTGTTGCCGAATAGAACAGATCTGGGGAAAATATTAGATCATCTAATAAAGCTGAATATTCAACTGGGCTCTTCTGATCATCTGGTCAGTGAAGCTCTGTATTTATCTGATCCGGATGGAAATGGAATCGAGATCTACAGGGACCGTCCTTCATCGGAATGGACATGGAATGGCGATCAGGTAAAGATGGCCGTTGATCCAATCGATGCAAGGGGGATATTGGCTGAGGCAATGGGACAACCGTGGGAAGGACTTCCTGCCGGTACGGTCATGGGACATATCCATCTGCATGTTTCAGATTTGAAATCAACAGAGGAATTTTACGGGAAGGGGCTTGGCTTTGATGTAGTGAGTCGGTTTGGTAGTCAGGCACTTTTCATTTCAACAGGTGGATATCATCATCATATTGGACTGAACACCTGGAACGGGGTAGGGGCACCGAGACCAGCTGAAAACAGTGTGGGCTTAAACTGGTACACCCTTCATTTCCCAACCGAAGAAAAACGTACCACCATCATCCAAAAGCTTAAATCCATTGGAGCAACCATCCACGAACAAAACGGAAAACTGCTGACCGAAGACCCGTCAGGCAACCGGATCTATTTAAGCTTATAA
- a CDS encoding DM13 domain-containing protein, with amino-acid sequence MKKWLIGIAVVGVLGVGWWLVSPLFLDKVVNEAPVSSSSGSNMKEQEENTMKETDSSSPDEMTNDTMKVNELVGIFQGADENHDAKGKVSISGKNIRLENFVVTNGPDLYVYLVEEGQDTKEGISLGELKGNKGNQNYEIPRGQTASSGMQIVIWCKQFNVDFGRAELGQVM; translated from the coding sequence ATGAAAAAATGGTTGATTGGAATAGCTGTAGTAGGAGTATTAGGAGTGGGATGGTGGCTGGTTTCTCCGTTATTTTTAGATAAGGTGGTGAACGAAGCGCCTGTTTCATCGTCTTCTGGCTCAAATATGAAAGAACAAGAAGAGAATACTATGAAAGAAACCGATTCATCTTCGCCAGACGAAATGACAAACGATACAATGAAAGTAAATGAATTAGTCGGGATTTTTCAAGGCGCAGATGAAAATCACGATGCAAAAGGAAAAGTGAGTATATCAGGAAAAAATATTCGATTGGAAAACTTTGTAGTGACCAATGGGCCTGATCTTTACGTTTACTTAGTAGAAGAAGGTCAGGATACAAAAGAAGGGATTTCACTGGGTGAATTAAAGGGAAACAAAGGCAATCAAAATTATGAGATTCCAAGAGGCCAAACTGCATCATCAGGAATGCAAATTGTGATTTGGTGTAAACAATTTAATGTGGATTTCGGTCGTGCTGAATTAGGTCAGGTAATGTAA
- a CDS encoding helix-turn-helix domain-containing protein: MNQSEICPRFEKAIGILSQRWTALIIYQLLSGPQRNCTIKDAIGISGRLLSERLKDLEEEGIVKRDVYPETPVRIEYSLTKKGYSLEPLMKDIEKWSQEWIEKE, encoded by the coding sequence ATGAATCAGTCAGAAATTTGTCCAAGGTTCGAGAAAGCCATCGGCATCTTAAGTCAGCGATGGACAGCACTCATCATTTATCAATTGCTTTCCGGTCCACAACGAAACTGCACCATCAAAGACGCAATTGGCATCAGCGGCAGACTTCTTTCGGAGAGATTAAAAGATCTTGAAGAAGAAGGAATCGTAAAACGAGACGTATACCCGGAAACACCCGTGCGGATTGAATATTCACTAACTAAAAAAGGGTATTCTTTAGAACCTTTAATGAAAGATATAGAGAAGTGGTCCCAGGAATGGATTGAGAAGGAATGA
- a CDS encoding DoxX family protein, which translates to MLQNHLIGALILRIFLGITFFIHGLTKFQGGIENTVGFFQSLGLPGFAAYVVAIIELVGGLAMILGIGTRVVAGMFALVMLGAIIKVKLAAGFLGNGQMAGYEFDLALLTISLYFIVAKESLFSLDQKFSQLK; encoded by the coding sequence ATGCTACAGAATCACTTAATAGGAGCACTTATTTTAAGAATATTTTTAGGAATCACCTTCTTCATTCACGGTTTGACTAAGTTCCAGGGGGGAATCGAAAATACGGTCGGTTTCTTTCAAAGCTTAGGACTGCCAGGGTTTGCGGCCTATGTAGTCGCCATCATTGAACTGGTCGGTGGATTGGCAATGATCCTGGGAATAGGTACTCGTGTCGTGGCAGGAATGTTTGCGTTAGTCATGTTGGGAGCAATCATAAAAGTAAAATTAGCTGCAGGTTTCTTAGGGAATGGACAGATGGCCGGGTACGAATTTGATTTAGCACTGCTTACGATCTCATTATATTTTATCGTGGCTAAGGAATCATTGTTCTCATTAGATCAGAAGTTTTCACAGTTAAAATAA
- a CDS encoding MBL fold metallo-hydrolase: MLISIFSLTALIVIAFLVVRFYPAFGEKPSLERVQSSPQHSKGSFKNPIPTSMDTSFSTSLTMIRDLMKKNTNRKPKYDIPIVTFPSLDHPYPVTNVTWFGHSASMIEIDGKRLLLDPMFGRAPSPFSWIGGKRFSKDLPFQLEQLPSIDAVIFSHDHYDHLDYGTIRKLQDKVKQFFVPIGVRSHLERWGIHPDHIVELDWWDEVEWNGLTLACTPARHFSGRSLHDRNATLWCSWCIIGNSSRIFFSGDSGYGPHFKEIGRVYGPFDLSLMECGQYDTRWAPIHMLPEETVQAHIDVKGKQLLPIHWGAFTLSFHEWTDPIKRVTKSGAEQGVSVVTPRIGETFPVGSDSYPSSKWWESP, from the coding sequence ATGCTTATATCTATATTTTCACTTACCGCTTTGATCGTGATTGCCTTCCTGGTTGTCCGGTTTTATCCTGCATTTGGTGAGAAGCCTTCCCTTGAACGCGTTCAGTCCTCTCCGCAGCATTCAAAAGGCTCTTTTAAAAATCCCATCCCGACTTCCATGGATACCAGCTTTTCCACCTCTCTTACGATGATTCGAGATCTTATGAAAAAAAACACCAACCGGAAGCCTAAGTACGATATTCCGATAGTCACCTTTCCATCTCTTGATCATCCTTATCCCGTTACAAATGTAACCTGGTTCGGGCACTCAGCTTCCATGATTGAGATTGATGGAAAAAGACTACTCCTTGATCCCATGTTTGGTCGTGCTCCATCCCCATTTTCTTGGATAGGTGGAAAACGGTTTAGCAAAGACCTTCCGTTTCAATTAGAACAACTCCCTTCTATTGATGCTGTCATTTTTTCACACGATCATTACGATCATCTGGATTATGGCACCATTCGAAAGCTTCAAGACAAAGTGAAGCAGTTTTTTGTTCCCATCGGGGTAAGGAGTCACCTTGAGAGATGGGGAATCCATCCTGATCATATTGTAGAGCTTGATTGGTGGGACGAGGTTGAGTGGAATGGTCTTACTCTGGCTTGTACCCCGGCAAGACACTTTTCAGGCAGAAGCTTACATGATCGCAATGCTACCTTATGGTGTTCATGGTGCATCATCGGAAACTCTTCCAGAATCTTTTTCAGCGGAGATAGTGGATACGGTCCTCATTTCAAAGAGATTGGCAGGGTTTATGGCCCGTTCGATTTGTCCCTGATGGAATGTGGCCAATATGATACCCGATGGGCACCGATTCATATGCTTCCAGAAGAAACTGTGCAAGCGCATATTGATGTGAAGGGGAAGCAGCTTTTGCCCATACATTGGGGTGCTTTCACGTTATCCTTTCATGAATGGACAGATCCCATTAAACGAGTGACGAAAAGCGGCGCAGAACAAGGGGTTTCTGTGGTTACTCCAAGGATTGGGGAAACCTTTCCCGTCGGAAGTGATTCCTACCCCTCATCCAAATGGTGGGAATCACCTTAA
- a CDS encoding Crp/Fnr family transcriptional regulator — translation MNGATSLRSASSISDLPGRFGNYSKKEVIFQPFSLSQNLYRIQSGKIKLYKNSEDGRKTILTMLGEGDFFSNIARFSLDDEGVYAEAIDETILRIISLKQLDSLSVSQPAFLSELFYTFNQHMKQRNMFLERIMYAPVKERILYLMSFLMKNFGEKQGRFMKLTVPLTHQDIASFIGSTRETVTSLTKELITEGHIQKKDKHYLVMGGTDL, via the coding sequence ATGAATGGCGCAACCTCATTACGATCGGCTTCATCCATCAGTGATCTTCCAGGAAGGTTCGGAAATTACTCAAAAAAAGAAGTAATCTTTCAACCTTTTTCACTTAGTCAAAATCTGTACAGGATTCAATCCGGGAAAATAAAGCTATATAAGAATAGTGAGGATGGACGCAAAACCATCCTCACCATGCTGGGTGAGGGAGATTTCTTCAGTAACATAGCACGTTTCAGCTTAGATGACGAGGGAGTTTATGCAGAAGCCATTGATGAAACGATCTTAAGGATCATCTCACTTAAACAACTGGATAGCCTAAGTGTATCGCAACCTGCTTTTCTTTCAGAGCTCTTCTACACCTTCAATCAACATATGAAACAACGAAATATGTTCCTCGAACGCATCATGTACGCACCGGTTAAAGAACGAATTCTTTATCTCATGTCATTCCTTATGAAGAACTTTGGAGAAAAACAAGGGAGATTCATGAAATTAACGGTCCCCCTTACTCACCAGGACATCGCAAGCTTCATTGGCTCTACAAGAGAAACAGTGACCAGCCTCACAAAAGAACTGATCACAGAAGGACACATCCAAAAAAAAGATAAGCACTATCTTGTGATGGGAGGAACGGACCTTTAA
- a CDS encoding FAD-binding oxidoreductase — protein MDLHNGRLYWPTTLKDKKRNFDKHYDVAIIGGGMSGALCAYSLTEAGLDVAIIEKRRMASGSSAANTGLLQFSNDIMLHDLINQIGEQKAVRFYKLCLEAIESLEKVAMNLPVSPEFIRRKSIYYASTTRHVSKLKKEYKILKEHGFPVEYWSKKEIKQRLPFSKPGALITNGDAEVNPYRFVNGIIDYLKAGQKTTIFENLEALRIEEDAAGVNVHTSEGIIQASHLVHATGYETPPIDKEIGTDINRSYAIATEPIEDLSNWHERALIWETKRPYLYMRTTVDNRIIAGGLDEDPPEAPQNEKKIEKRGKQIEKEVQKLFPDLDIKMDYAWGASFGESLDNLPYIGKHPEKERTYYLLGYGGNGTVYSMLGSNILRDLILNRPNQDADIVKLDR, from the coding sequence ATGGATCTGCATAACGGCCGCTTATATTGGCCAACTACATTAAAAGATAAAAAGAGAAATTTTGATAAACATTATGATGTAGCCATTATCGGGGGAGGTATGTCCGGGGCATTATGCGCCTATTCACTTACCGAAGCGGGTTTGGACGTTGCAATCATTGAAAAACGGAGAATGGCTTCAGGGAGTTCAGCTGCCAATACTGGTTTACTGCAATTTTCCAACGATATCATGCTCCATGATCTGATTAATCAAATTGGAGAACAGAAAGCTGTCCGTTTTTATAAACTGTGTCTTGAAGCGATCGAAAGCCTTGAAAAAGTCGCTATGAATTTACCGGTGTCTCCCGAATTCATCCGGAGGAAGAGCATCTACTATGCCAGTACTACCCGCCATGTATCAAAGCTGAAAAAAGAATACAAGATATTGAAGGAACATGGCTTTCCAGTAGAATATTGGTCCAAGAAAGAAATCAAACAGCGTTTGCCCTTTTCGAAACCGGGAGCATTGATCACCAATGGAGATGCCGAAGTAAATCCATACCGTTTTGTGAACGGTATCATTGACTATTTAAAGGCTGGTCAAAAGACAACCATATTTGAAAATCTTGAAGCCCTGCGGATAGAAGAGGATGCTGCCGGTGTCAACGTTCATACTTCTGAAGGCATTATTCAGGCATCACACCTGGTTCACGCAACTGGATATGAAACTCCTCCTATCGATAAGGAAATAGGCACTGATATCAATCGCTCTTATGCCATAGCCACTGAGCCCATTGAAGATTTATCCAACTGGCATGAACGTGCTCTCATCTGGGAGACGAAACGCCCCTACTTATATATGCGCACTACAGTGGATAATCGAATCATTGCAGGGGGCTTGGATGAAGATCCTCCAGAGGCACCTCAGAATGAGAAGAAAATTGAAAAAAGGGGAAAACAAATTGAGAAAGAGGTTCAAAAACTATTTCCCGACCTGGATATCAAAATGGACTATGCATGGGGAGCAAGCTTTGGAGAATCATTGGACAACCTCCCTTATATCGGAAAGCACCCTGAAAAAGAACGAACATATTACTTATTAGGCTACGGTGGAAACGGCACGGTATATAGTATGCTCGGGTCTAACATCCTCCGTGACCTCATCTTAAACCGTCCAAACCAAGACGCAGACATCGTTAAATTAGACAGGTGA
- a CDS encoding LLM class flavin-dependent oxidoreductase: MKLSVLDQSVVSRGEDARTAFQHTVALAQRAEELGYTRFWVAEHHNTNGLAGSAPQVLISHIASMTNSIRVGSGGVLLPQYSPYKIAEDFNVLETLFPNRIDLGIGRSPGGSYETRLALTDGLKKSMNEFPRQVEALQNYLHHSNDQAVKAYPKVTRPPIPWILGITHRGARVAAQQGTAFTYGHFINPVNGKRALDYYHSHFQPSLSLSQPESNVCIFIVCAPTQEEAEEIAITQDLWLLAVEKGRDTRIPSKEEAKARTLTQLEKVKVKENRKRAIIGTPQKVREELQMLSEIYQTDEFMIITNVDRFEDKIRSYELIAEAVL, translated from the coding sequence ATGAAGTTAAGTGTATTGGATCAGTCTGTGGTTTCGAGGGGGGAGGATGCAAGGACGGCGTTTCAGCATACGGTCGCTCTTGCTCAGCGCGCCGAGGAGCTTGGGTATACCCGTTTTTGGGTTGCAGAGCATCATAATACGAATGGCCTTGCCGGTTCTGCTCCTCAAGTGTTGATTTCTCATATTGCTTCTATGACGAATTCGATTCGGGTCGGATCCGGTGGGGTGCTTCTTCCGCAATATAGTCCTTACAAAATTGCAGAGGATTTTAATGTATTGGAAACTCTTTTTCCCAATCGAATTGATCTTGGGATCGGCCGGTCGCCTGGTGGTTCGTATGAGACAAGGCTGGCGCTGACGGATGGATTAAAGAAGAGTATGAATGAGTTTCCCCGACAGGTAGAAGCCCTTCAAAACTATTTGCACCATTCAAATGACCAAGCAGTCAAGGCTTATCCAAAAGTGACGAGGCCACCGATTCCCTGGATATTGGGGATCACCCACAGGGGGGCACGAGTGGCTGCTCAACAGGGTACCGCCTTCACATATGGTCACTTTATCAATCCTGTAAATGGGAAAAGAGCTCTAGACTACTATCATTCTCATTTTCAGCCTTCCCTGTCTTTATCCCAACCTGAGAGCAATGTTTGTATCTTTATCGTCTGTGCTCCAACGCAAGAGGAAGCTGAAGAAATTGCCATCACCCAGGATTTATGGCTGTTAGCCGTAGAGAAGGGAAGAGACACGAGAATTCCCTCCAAGGAAGAAGCAAAAGCAAGAACGCTGACACAGTTGGAAAAAGTTAAAGTGAAAGAAAACCGAAAGCGGGCCATTATAGGGACTCCTCAAAAGGTGAGGGAGGAACTTCAAATGCTGAGTGAAATCTATCAGACTGATGAATTTATGATTATTACCAATGTAGACAGGTTTGAAGATAAAATAAGGTCATATGAGCTCATTGCTGAGGCTGTGCTTTAG
- a CDS encoding response regulator transcription factor yields MAYKVLLVDDEENIVDVCSRYLMREGYEVSTASNGYEAIQRYHTFQPDIVILDIMMPQMDGWQAAEKIREDSDTPIIMLTALGQEKDRIYGLTIGADDYMTKPFSPRELLLRVKNVLRRTCSPPKRDEQREVLEWEGLLIDRDKRKVVVSGKEIEMTVKEFDLLSLLAEHPSQVFSKSQLLETLWGYEYLGDANTINVHIRRLREKIETNPSEPQWIKTVWGIGYKFEGQQPYEN; encoded by the coding sequence ATGGCATACAAAGTGCTGTTAGTAGATGATGAAGAAAATATTGTGGATGTATGCTCACGGTATCTCATGAGGGAGGGGTATGAAGTGAGTACTGCCTCAAACGGATATGAGGCAATCCAACGATACCATACGTTCCAACCGGACATCGTGATCCTGGATATTATGATGCCTCAAATGGATGGGTGGCAGGCAGCTGAAAAGATAAGGGAAGACAGTGACACACCCATCATCATGCTGACAGCACTGGGGCAGGAAAAGGATCGGATTTATGGGCTGACGATCGGTGCGGATGACTATATGACAAAACCATTCAGCCCCCGTGAACTGTTGCTACGGGTTAAAAATGTGTTAAGGAGGACCTGCTCTCCTCCAAAACGGGATGAACAAAGGGAGGTTCTTGAGTGGGAAGGCTTGCTCATTGATAGGGATAAGCGAAAAGTAGTCGTGTCAGGGAAGGAAATCGAGATGACCGTAAAAGAATTCGATCTATTATCCCTGTTGGCAGAACACCCTTCACAGGTGTTCTCCAAATCACAGCTGCTCGAAACATTGTGGGGATATGAATATTTAGGTGATGCCAACACGATCAATGTTCATATTCGAAGGTTAAGAGAAAAAATAGAAACCAATCCTTCTGAGCCTCAATGGATAAAAACCGTGTGGGGAATAGGTTATAAGTTTGAGGGGCAGCAGCCTTATGAAAATTAG
- a CDS encoding spore coat protein, producing the protein MNDFHNTGNETFVDYNDIRRPIGRVGFGRPGFGFGGFGRRPFGFGFGFNPFLGGLAGGLLGATLLSPYGYGYGYGYPPPYYGYPPYPYYY; encoded by the coding sequence ATGAATGATTTTCACAATACCGGGAATGAAACATTTGTAGATTACAATGATATACGCCGCCCCATTGGACGCGTGGGGTTTGGAAGACCTGGATTCGGCTTCGGGGGATTTGGAAGACGGCCGTTTGGATTTGGTTTTGGATTTAACCCGTTTTTAGGAGGACTTGCTGGCGGACTGCTGGGAGCCACCCTTTTAAGTCCTTACGGTTATGGTTACGGATACGGATATCCACCACCTTATTATGGTTATCCTCCTTATCCCTATTATTATTAA
- the msrB gene encoding peptide-methionine (R)-S-oxide reductase MsrB produces MKKVMTGIGLILILSLAAYFGPKLYASMTQKSLGSEPVKTDMVDEEHAVATFAGGCFWCMEPPFEKLDGVYSVISGYTGGEEKNPTYDEVSTKQTGHVEAVQVEYNPKVITYGQLLKIFWRQIDPTDNGGQFVDRGPQYVSGIFFHNDEQEKVAQQSKQELADSGRFDEDIVTEIQPAKTFYKAEEYHQDYYKKNELSYKFYRNNSGRDEFLDEAWGDDRNIKLDTNPLYPSYTDEELREKLTDIQYKVTQEEATEKAFDNEYWDNKDEGIYVDVVSGEPLFSSKDKYKSGTGWPSFTRPLVEENIVEVEDRTLFMVRTEIRSKHADSHLGHVFDDGPEPTGLRYCMNSAALRFVPKDELEDQGYGEFVSHFEKVEGESS; encoded by the coding sequence ATGAAAAAAGTGATGACTGGAATTGGATTGATACTCATATTGAGTCTGGCGGCTTATTTCGGACCTAAACTGTATGCAAGCATGACCCAAAAGTCTTTGGGAAGTGAGCCAGTAAAGACAGATATGGTGGATGAAGAACATGCGGTTGCGACTTTTGCAGGAGGATGCTTCTGGTGCATGGAACCTCCTTTTGAAAAATTGGATGGTGTGTATTCCGTCATTTCCGGATACACAGGGGGTGAGGAAAAGAATCCAACTTATGATGAGGTTTCCACAAAACAGACGGGTCATGTGGAAGCCGTTCAAGTTGAATATAATCCTAAGGTGATCACGTATGGGCAACTATTAAAGATTTTCTGGAGACAAATCGATCCTACTGATAATGGTGGTCAATTCGTCGACCGTGGTCCTCAATACGTGAGTGGTATCTTCTTTCATAATGATGAACAGGAGAAAGTAGCTCAACAATCAAAGCAGGAATTAGCAGACTCAGGACGTTTTGATGAAGACATCGTCACAGAAATCCAGCCTGCTAAAACCTTTTACAAAGCAGAAGAGTACCACCAGGATTATTATAAGAAAAATGAATTGAGTTATAAGTTTTATCGAAACAACTCGGGAAGAGACGAATTCCTTGATGAAGCTTGGGGAGACGACCGAAACATCAAGCTGGACACAAACCCTCTATATCCTTCTTACACAGATGAAGAATTAAGGGAAAAACTTACGGATATCCAATACAAAGTAACTCAAGAGGAAGCGACAGAGAAAGCATTTGACAATGAGTATTGGGATAACAAAGATGAAGGTATTTATGTGGATGTGGTTTCAGGAGAGCCTCTCTTCAGTTCTAAAGATAAATATAAAAGCGGAACCGGATGGCCCAGTTTCACGAGGCCCTTAGTAGAAGAAAACATTGTGGAAGTGGAAGATCGTACACTATTTATGGTGCGAACCGAGATAAGGAGTAAACACGCAGACTCCCACCTGGGGCATGTGTTCGATGATGGTCCTGAGCCAACAGGTTTAAGATATTGCATGAATTCAGCGGCCCTTCGATTTGTCCCGAAAGATGAGTTGGAAGATCAAGGCTACGGAGAATTTGTTTCTCATTTTGAAAAAGTGGAGGGGGAGTCGTCATGA
- a CDS encoding HAMP domain-containing sensor histidine kinase — protein MKIRTLLILANTISLSIILIFLTISYVQMFISTNIIILLSLITLGAGILSFAVNLMITSPLLKSVKQMSNEAERMAKGDFDVKVTEAGPLEIRELAANFNHMSTKIEAMFDELRESEKFKSELIANVSHDLRTPLSSIHSFVAALNDDIIEDPEARKRYYETILSETEKLGLLIEEVLEFSQLENRKLPWNPHPTPIDKLLIETIQQFERVLQEKHVELIVQFDEDLPLVPLMPVQLKRVMTNFIQNALSFSPDHTSLEIKAAKDGEMMSFSVTDEGKGIPLEEQASIFQRFYRVEKSRNKAGGGSGLGLSISKEIVELHGGEIGVESDGESGSTFWFRLPLEKRKEER, from the coding sequence ATGAAAATTAGAACCCTCCTCATTTTAGCCAACACAATTTCGCTCTCCATAATCCTGATATTTCTCACAATCTCGTATGTTCAGATGTTTATCTCAACCAATATCATCATTCTGCTTTCCCTTATTACGCTTGGAGCGGGGATCCTATCCTTTGCCGTGAATTTGATGATCACATCCCCTTTATTGAAGTCTGTGAAGCAGATGAGCAATGAAGCAGAGAGGATGGCTAAGGGTGACTTTGATGTGAAGGTGACAGAGGCAGGACCTCTGGAAATTAGAGAGCTCGCTGCTAACTTTAATCATATGTCCACTAAAATCGAAGCGATGTTCGACGAATTAAGGGAATCAGAGAAGTTCAAGAGTGAACTGATCGCCAATGTTTCTCATGATCTCAGAACACCTTTATCATCGATCCATTCCTTCGTTGCCGCTTTGAACGATGACATTATTGAAGATCCTGAAGCACGGAAGAGGTATTACGAGACTATTTTGTCAGAAACCGAAAAACTGGGTCTATTAATTGAAGAAGTATTGGAGTTTTCACAGTTGGAAAACAGGAAGCTGCCATGGAATCCACATCCGACACCAATTGATAAACTACTGATTGAAACCATTCAGCAGTTCGAAAGGGTTTTGCAAGAAAAACATGTTGAACTGATAGTACAGTTCGATGAAGATTTGCCTCTCGTTCCTTTAATGCCCGTTCAACTCAAAAGAGTGATGACGAACTTTATACAAAATGCTCTATCCTTTTCCCCAGATCATACGTCATTGGAAATAAAAGCAGCGAAGGATGGGGAGATGATGAGCTTTTCGGTCACAGACGAAGGAAAGGGGATTCCCCTTGAAGAACAGGCATCAATCTTTCAACGTTTTTATCGGGTAGAGAAGTCCCGTAATAAAGCAGGTGGAGGGTCTGGCTTAGGGCTTTCCATCAGTAAAGAAATAGTTGAACTTCATGGTGGGGAGATCGGAGTCGAAAGTGATGGTGAGTCGGGCAGCACCTTTTGGTTCCGATTACCTTTGGAGAAGAGAAAGGAGGAGAGATAA
- a CDS encoding organic hydroperoxide resistance protein, whose protein sequence is MEALYTAKATATGGRAGKVTSSDGVLDVALAMPKSLGGSGAEGATNPEQLFAAGYAACFDSALNLVARQEKKKIESKVAAEVSLGKDTDGGFKLGVVLTVAVSGVELDEAKQLVEKAHGVCPYSKATSGNIEVEVNTELL, encoded by the coding sequence ATGGAAGCATTATACACAGCAAAAGCAACAGCAACAGGTGGACGTGCCGGAAAAGTAACTAGCAGTGACGGAGTATTGGATGTCGCATTGGCAATGCCCAAATCACTTGGAGGTTCCGGAGCAGAAGGAGCAACGAATCCTGAGCAACTATTCGCAGCTGGATATGCGGCTTGTTTCGATAGCGCTCTTAACTTAGTGGCCCGTCAAGAAAAGAAAAAGATTGAATCGAAAGTAGCAGCTGAAGTTTCCCTTGGTAAAGATACAGATGGTGGATTCAAACTCGGCGTTGTGTTAACAGTAGCAGTAAGTGGTGTTGAATTAGATGAAGCGAAGCAATTAGTCGAAAAGGCACACGGAGTATGCCCATACTCTAAAGCAACGAGTGGCAATATCGAGGTTGAAGTAAATACTGAATTACTATAA